tgtacgtcgcaagacatattacagagaacaaactgtttataacacctgtattcattacctgtaatgcacaattgatgaataaatgattcttaACATGGGCTACCTTCGGTAGATATCTGCGCGGAGCAGACGCGACTGCTGGCCGACCTGGCGGCGCAGGTTCGCGTCCGAAGCGCCGGCGACGAGCTGGGCGCCGTGCTGGCCGAGCTGCTGGACAAGCTTGCTGAAGACGGGTACGTGAGTTTGCTTGTCGTATGAGAAAATTGGCGTGAGCTCGGAGCGGAGGTCTCTAAGAGGGTGAACTGAAATGACTTTAATCACGTACGTCATTGACGTCGTAATTTTGCTTCTTATACTAAAGtatctaaaatatacattgCCGCTCGGAAATGATTACATTTTTAGGGAGGGACTCTCCGGTAGTTAAGATCTATTCATTCATAGCTCTGAAATGAacattcattttattaaaaattcaagGTCCCAGGTGAAACGCTGGTAAAGATTAAGGTGTACCTACTTTAATAACAAagcttccgtgagacacagacatattaaacatattaaccCACCGGTTCCGtcaccgtcaccgtcgacgcaagctcctgatgacgctcctcggtacggagtgaaacatatcgagcgttttcgacttaaaatccgtgagtgacccgttattaatatgtttaatgtgTACCTACTTTGTACATGTGACATGTTTTCTGAAAAAAATGGTAACTGGTGGTTTTTTACCCAGTCAATATTAATTCAGCTCTTATAACTCCTGTTACCCCTTATAACTCCGTTAAATTGCTTCTACAGCGCTTCTTAAGCAGCTATCTGAACTTAAGGCTGCCTAAATTTGTGCCCATTTAAGAATTATAAAAGCTGAATAGCTGGCTAGACTTACAGTCCTTATGCAGCTTATAGTTTCAAGCGTATTCGTACTCCATTATTCGGCTGCTATACAGCCTTGTGTGCTACGTGGGTAAAATTATGGCATGTCTActgttttgtattatatttagggAAAAGAATGGAGAGAGCGGTGCGAGGAGTCTCCTGAGCGCCATTGAAGCCCGGCCCAGCCTGGAGCGCCGCGTCGGGACTGCGCTGACAAACTTACTGCAAAGCGAGGTAAAATGACTAATCACAGTATGAACGAAATTCGGAGTGACGAATTTCGATATAGACGAAAGGTTTTAAACACATACAAGAGGTATATTTTCAActctaaattaaatacctacttgtaagtaaatactaaatatagcTCATCCAGTTTATCTGCTCATATATATATGTTTGTGTACCTGTGTCTCGGCGCGATAATAACAATGTACCTAATTGTATAATGAAACGATTAATATTGTTTAGCTATCTACCTACATTGCTGCGCCCATCAGGGTTTCATGTGTcatttgtgtacctacctatactcttAAGTAACTACTTGTAAAACCTGTAATGTACAtgtgaaatgcaataaataaatacaatacaatacaacgtATTGACGAATCGCGAAATGGACGCGTCAtattattcaaaatttaaaattatttatttgtataacatgAAGTGGGTTAATACAGGTGTGTCGAAGTCGAATCCTTCGTTTAAGTTAATAATAGGAATCATATAAGGTTCCGACTTATGATTATTACTTAAGTTAGGATCTAACATGCTTTACTTACAATAATAAACGGGGGACCGATAGAAGTCAATAATGGTATTGTACATAATATGTGTGTAATGGTATTGATTTGAATATTGTTGGACGAACTGCGTAGTAGGCGAGGTGTGATTTATGAAataatgttttacttttattgtattttgtattacagGACTTGAAGCAGCGCATAGTGTCGTCAACGACTGCGTCTATTAAGGAGCTTATAAGGAATTTATTCAGCATTGAAGTGTCGTCGCTTTACGTGCCGGTCATGGAGCGCGCGCACCAGCAGCTGCTCAGACATGTCACCAAGATGGTCGCCACTGCGTTTGCTGACCGTAAGTGTTATCATGCCAGCAAAAGACATTGATTGTAATAGAGGGGTAAAGTCTAAGATAAAAACGTGCCGTTTGGCATCCGAAACAGATGGTGCTGTTTGTTTGAGGATAACATTTGTATGCTTAACAGAATATATCATCGTACCGGGAATGTCTTTCCAATATCACCTTGTTGTACAATATTTTAATCCCTGgtgttaatgttatttatttaaccccTGGTGCCGTGGTGCGCCCCATTttcacagtagtatggaactcctaTACTAACTGGCACACGTCTGTCAATATAGGCGCTCCACGGgttaatgatgatgaatgatgacCGTATACTGTTTTCACAGTGGAAGAGCATACCGCATGCAACGCCGAAGCCTTGCGTCAGACGTCACTGTCCTTACAAGCAGCACTGCAGAGACACGAGAGCTTGTTGGAGCAAGCGTGCGACGGCAGCAGTCGGCTGGTCGATGCTGTCACTAGTACTACGGAGAAGTAAGCTTTTTTGTGTTTATGATGAAGATCGTGACTAATTTAGTCgtctatttgtattatttttaagaatattttttcttacatatacctacagccaaagatagatataactccgtaatagatggatacagtctaaggaaaaaacgtgcctcgaaaatcaagaaaatttgattctcgatcagagggcggtactagctttggcctactctcgtatagatggcgtggacggtttcgtttgttatttaacaattttaacgcatatcagtgaaagaacatgggtcaaaatcataaaaataattaatgcaaataaaaaaatcatttatccatatttaaatacattttatcgtatttttataaatcttcatatttaatattgtcttcggttaccgcgatagttactcatgaaataaaactatgaaaacggattatatcgcgtatattgaatttataatacatcccgacgtttcgaactctttacagcgttcgtggtcaacgggtgactgaggaaaaattacaaaatgcaaaaatacccacatactaaaataatgaacaatcatagactacaaactttaaggctggttgtacatgcaaaatcggttcataaggctagttatacactataattatttttcaagtaaagatatatatatatacgcgataaaaaaagttttttttttttttttttttttttttatcgcgtatatatatatatctttacttgaaaaataattatagtgtataactagccttatgaaccgattttgcatgtacaaccagccttaaagtttgtagtctatgattgttcattattttagtatgtgggtatttttgcattttgtaatttttcctcagtcacccgttgaccacgaacgctgtaaagagttcgaaacgtcgggatgtattataaattcaatatacgcgatataatccgttttcatagttttatttcttcatatttagttttaaagtgtgtcgacagatggcagtgaatttactggggttacaaaatttactatgacagtaccgctctagtataagttactctatgctacagCACAATCGAGATTTGAACTCACGTTTTTTGGCCGCCACACACACATGAAAGGTTAAGCATATAATGTCTTACTGCAAACCTGTTGCCTGATAAAACAGTCATGACAATCAGTACAGGATACTTATAGTTTCTATTACTTTTGTGTTGGGTTACTTGTACAGAATTTATACAAAAATGGATACAACTTTCAAATATATACCATGGGGTCTTAAAGTAGGTTCTCTCTTTCTCAGGGTCATCGAGCGAGAGCTAAAACAGTGGCGAGAAGAAGTCTGCAACGCTATGCCGCAAATGTCGGAGTGTGACTCTGGCCGAGCTGAATCTCCAGACCAGCTCCCTGTAGCTAGCCCAGAGCTACCTGAAGTCAATGAAAGTGCCGGCCTGTCTCCTGTCGATCGCATGGTAAGCCTGTTGCTATTGCTGCTGTTGTGGGAACTGTTTGACATATATGATGCCATCGGCTGCTTTCTACCACTGCATTGGTAGCTCATGTAAATATAGCAGGGCGCGGGGCGGGCGGTTAATCACACGGCTCACACCCTGAAATATAAATGAACACGCACGCAGTCTCAGAGGAATTTACTTTCGTGACATTCCTTTTGTATCTACAATGAATTTCTGTTGAGGTTTTCTAAAGGAACTACAGCATGGAATTGTTCAGGAACCGAATGTAATACTTAATATAGTTTTTGAAGCAAGACAACTCGCTTAATATATTACGCTTAAAGTTACTTGCGTGCGTATACATTTTTTACAATCGATTAAATACCAATACCACGTTTTAGAAATGTATATGCAAACGCAGCTTGCTATTCTTTCGAACAGCTGACTGCCTGTTGGTCGACACTGACCTGGAATAAAAACAGCTCTGACGGCCTAtcttctctgtcactctaattacgccgtAACTGGAGCAAAAGAGCAAGATGCCctcaatttgcgaacttcagtGTTCGCGGCCGGCCCTCTGAATGACTGCTTTCTGTTGTAGATGTATACAGCGGAAGTATCCATGCTGATCCGCTCCGGCGACGTGAGCGGCGCGTTCTCCTGCGCGCTGCTGGCGGCGGACCTGGCGGTGGTGATGTCGGCGTGCCGAGCGGTTGCGGTGGCGGCGCGGCCGGCGCTGGCGCAGCCGGTGTTACTGAGCCTGCTGCAGCAGCTGGCCACTGACTTGCTGCTGGATACGCCGCTCAAGTGCAGGTACATTTAGTATTTGCCCCTAaaacctttgaccgccaaaTACCTCACACGCACGGCTGCTCGGATTTGACACGCGCGGctgcagcccaatatcaaccttcgtgcatccCGACAACGTTCACGATAATGCCCCATGCGGCGTTCAAAgggcaaataataaaattggtgCCCCTCTTTCCTTGCATTTATCAGATTAAAATCGATTCCTGAGTTATTAGAATGACGGTCTATCTTATCCCTTCCACGTATTAACGAAGTTCTTgatatagacttatattgaccgggatatagaccgtgattaccttttgtattatttggtctatatcccggtcaatataagtctagtgaaactaaccgtgaatcattcaaaactcttcttgatatagatatttatttatttattttattattttattaaagacaacaaatggtccaatgagtgttagttgatcctagccctactattcaatatactctatgatcctagcctacgttagtaattaataataaacatagattTTGTCCTTTGACAAAGTTTCCACATTAAAGGACAATCAAGCTTATTAGCTATCATGTTTAAGATGCTATTGACTCTAACTGTGAAACGCTTGTTGCAGTTACTTGGAGTACGCCTTGCTAAATCTGAACCCCGCGGATCTCGTGACGCGGGTGCACCTGCCCCTCGTAGTGGGTGAACTTCATCGCTACCTCACCGCCTTCCTCCAAAAGTACCCCCACCATTTACAGGCCCACAGAATAGCCGCCATTATTGATACTGCACAAAAACTTCTCTGATACGTAATGTTGCCTGttgaaattatgttttatttttatttcgattgAAAATTAGTTTTAAGGCTTGGTAGTTTTAACATGcatcgattttttttcttttaattttaatagatatTAAAGTTATGAAAgagaacattttttattatttatttaaatcagttaattaaagcatttacaaaaaatatatttttggtctAACTGAAAATTGCattacagaaccctaaaattcAAACATAATTTTTACGGTTAGTTAAAATTTGATATTCGTGACTGCTATAGCTAATAACATTTTTGATAAGAGATGACGGCGATGACGTCGAATTTACAGAAATCGAGTTGAATGAGTTAAATCGATTCATTACATTCAAAACCAAATTCAAAACTGTCACGATTCCCGAACGAAAGCTCGCGAGCTTCCTTCTGTCAAGCGGGCATTCAACCCGCATCTGTCAGCGGTTCTATTATTTTGTCTGAATGACGACAgtctatttttgaaaataaactaaatataatGCGATTTGCATAATAAAGCCATTGAGGTCTGAATCAAAAAACCGGATCGCGGGTGCGATAAAATGGCTTCGACATACGTCCTGTCGTTTATGTTCATACTGACGCAGTATTTGCTGCTGAACTGTGCGTCGGCGGCCGTGCATAACCACCAGGTGGATACCGTGGAGCGGGAGAGCGATGGCAGCTTCCGAGCGAGAGACTTCGAGCACTACGGAGACTCCGGACATAATTCAGAGTTCGACCACGAAGCCATCTTAGGTGCGTTGTTTACATCTTTTTGTCTGTCGCATCTGACGTTTTGTGATGCAAACTTTTTACGATAAGCGGCAGTGACGATGTCGTTGAGGCGCGCGCTGGCCGCGGCCGCGCCCGCGGTGCTCATAGTCACGTATTACTATTCCATAGGGAGCGTGAAGGAGGCTGAGGAGTTTGACCAGTTGAGTCCTGAGGAGGCGAAACGCCGGCTCGGCGATCTGTTGGTGAAGATGGACCTCAATGGAGATAAGATGATTGACCGGCTTGAGCTCAAAGAGTGGATCTTAAATTCTTTCCGGTGAGTTCATTATCATTTTCTTTACAATCTATTCTTATTGAGgcataatgaaaataatatttttattaaattttgacTGTATCAATATCTATAAGGATACTATAtccacaatttaataaaataatttatattcataataaGCAATAACTCACTTGAACTCAcacttcacataaaaaataatcttgTACATAAATGTTGGCGTAGTGTTTATGTAGTAACATTCTCAAGTTTGTGATAAGGGCTGATAAACATGTTGCTAGTTACATAAAAGTTTCTTGTTGTAGAAATGTGACAGCAGATTTACTATAATTTTGTGACGGAGGCGTTTTTATCTAATATGGCAAACTTTTATTGTGTAAAAGTCTAATGCAAATGCAGcctttgataaaaatacaattattttcaatcagcatattattaagctaaataaaagttctttttttaacaagttcccaaaaatacattttcaatattaaattgtatatacagtgGTATAATATTACCCCTAAACCCCTAATACAAAGTAGTTCCCGAACGTTTGACtgtatttatgcaaaaatcgaCGAACTCCATTTTtcgggttccttacccaaagggtaaaaatgggaccctattacctactaagactccgctgtccgtctgtcttgcagcaggctgtatctcatgaaccgtgatagccagacggttgaaaatttcacagatgatgtatttctgttgccgctataacaacaaatactaaaaagtacggacccCTTTGCTCGCACTTGGCGGGTTATTTTTATCAATGCAGAAAGCGACCAAATCCACTGAGTTAGTAAGTGACTGACAAAAATATAAAGTTGGTCCGTTTCTACAGAGTTCGTAGTTACTGTCATTTGATCTACACTCTTGTAGGCTCCTTATCTTAGGTACTTAAGTTAGGGCcagtacagacggactgcaaacCAGCTGCAATTTGTTTGGAAACTGTGCAGTTGGTAAGCAGTTAGTAAATTGCCTTCAGGTTGCAGCCCATTTGTACTGGCACTTAATTCTTATATTCATATGATTTTTTAGGTCAACTTTGATACTCATTAAGATTATAAAAGATAAGAAGAGATTAGTAATAGGCCTGCTGTAAGAATGGgattattttatataagttaTTTTGTTATATCAGTTATGGTATTTATATCCAAGATACTAAATTGATAGTTTAATTCTCATTTTTAGACGgtaaagtgtaaaaatatgggtgcgtataaattacgaaaaaaagtgtcccatagttcttaatttgctgaaataagagctatgggacatatttttgagtatgatgcgTGCACCCATGTTTTTAAACTTGACTGTACCAATTTTCTATTAAAATGACAGgttataaatcataaattatttatttgcatgaatAGGGTCAGATTACAGTTGTTACATGTTATATACATAAAGTTTCTCCTAATTCAACCGTCCACAAACAGCAtgcaaatattaaaatgtatttcttaaACTACACAAGTACCTATCTATTACATTATGTACTACGTTATATTATGAGTTATTTAAATAATCGTTaattgaataaaacattttatttaacagccACTCATGTAGgattttcttaaatttattaattggcAAGCATTTAATGTCAATTGgcaacttattaaatatttccacACACATAGCAGGgtaatttttgttaaaaattgcaGTTTGTACAAATATGAGCAATTGAACTTTGATTTCAGTAGAAAACTAATTATAAAGCGTACATTCAAGATTAATATTATGCTAAATGTTTTTTAGAAAGTTATCCAGAGAAGAGACAGAAGAGAGGATGAAGGAAGCAGATGATAACCGTGACGGAGTAGTCTCTTGGAGTGAATACTTGTCTGATGCTTTTGGAGTGGACTCCGAGGAGGAGATTCTGCCGGAAGACACGGGGGACACTGGCATGGTATGTAACTATCAACTTACATTTCACTCCTTTAGGCACAATTACAGgataaaaagtaatataataaaaaaaaaaaaaaaaaagccttttatttccaatttacaattgttttacattagaagttttagcgtattggttagtaagtttcttatagttagtagttagtgttaggtttatgtattctatttactatctatttatttaatttggacccctctttgggtgtaggcctcctccaattctctCCATTTCTGCCTGTCTTCCGCTTTGTTTAGCCAGTCTTTCCCTGCAATTTCTTTTATATCGTCCAGCCATCGTTTATATGGCTTTCCTACTTTCCTTTTGCCACTTGGGCCTTTCCATTTCGTTGCCAATATTGTCCATCTATGGTCTTTGTACCGTgcgatgtgtcctgcccaccgcCATTTTAATTTGAGGGCTTGAGTTAGTGCGTcttgtaactttgttttttcttttatagatgtactctttattttttgtatcttttttatGTTGAGCATGCTCCTCTCCATGGCTCTTTGGGTGGTTCTTATCtttctctttattttatctgtaaaAAGTCCATGTTTGTAAAAAGTATCATAGTTAAAATTTCTAAATATTAGCagtataaaacttttaaaaagcgttttattGAAATACTGTAGGAAATTGTATTATCTGTAACGTAAACAATACTTACCCACTAGCCATTTGTTTGATAACACTCACTCTGTTAACGGGTAAATGTAACAAGTGTACAATCGGGTcaccatttttttaatgattggGTTCTTTATATTAATTTAGGAGGTATTTctaggtactttatttaattttaaaattgtatgtttaaGTGGTCACCGTCACATacatatattggagcggccaaattattcacaaatatctgaactaaGCCTTTATTATTAAGACATTAAAGTGCAGCAATTGCAGGAAATACTTGGGAGAATAATGCTACAGACAAAGAGAAATGGAAAAAGATGGaaggaggcttttaccctcaGGGGATCACACatcgtaaaaacataacaaaagaaacataacaaaacataacaattttataataGATGTGCGAGAAagaaagcttaaataataataaataaaagtgcgtgttcagatatttttgaacacctTGGCGGCTACGAtgtatctgatgacgactgtacatTGTACAATGAGTCTataccaggggtcggcaaccttgtagcagccaagggccacatagtagttaacgaaattaacgcgggccgcactttgttaatatttatgattttattcgGTATTGTCGTATGTCAAAACTATATACAAAATAGCCcaggaggctcgcgggccgcaagtgagaggttcgcgggccgcctgttgccgacccctggtctatacctagtcggctcataagtttgtcactggcctttaaaatttaaatttggaactcctaaaacaagaccgttctgcatttgaatttcgaatctttattaaatatttgagtagtataattttgcaattttctgttttcttcaacatggagtggacgcttaaagatagccgtaccgcaataattgcactatatcgttgtggtcactcgccgactaaaatttttaagctacttaaaatttaaaattctctctaagatttgtgtatcgtaccatagaaagatacagtgaggtctctagtttaaatgacaagaaatgaagcggtcgtccgcgtacagctaggactccagcggttgtacaagcaattagggcacgcattgccagaaatcccgctaggaaacaaaaagttatggccctccagatgggtttgagcaaaaacacggtgaaaagagtgcttaatcaagacctgagacttcgtgcttataaacgaaaaactggccatcttctcaatggtcggcttcaagctttaaggcttaaaagatctaaagctttattgaagaagtacgctaaaaataagcaccgttgtatactgttttcggacgagaaaatttttgacatagaagaaaactgtaataaacaaaatgatagagtgtacgctcgcaatagtaaagaagcgtctgcattccccgtattcaaagaggtcatcacccttcatctgtgatggtttggctgggagtttcttatgcgggcgtcactagtatgcatttttgtgagaaaggagtaaaaactagtgccaaagtgtaccaagacacggtgttgactaatattgtgaaaccactatcccatacgatgtttctaaaccagcattgggttttccagcaggactctgctccagcccataaggcaaagtctacacaagcctggctcgcctccaataaaatcgactttatacggcatgaagattggccctcctctagcccagatcttaatcctttagactataaaatatggcagtatttagaggaaaaggtgtgctcaaaacctcatgcaaatctagactcgctgaaaaaatctcttgctacggcagtggccaatatcgacatgaaagtggtgcgtgaatccattgacgactggccacgaagacttcaagcctgtgtagataattatggcggtcattttgaataaatgttatacatttagattctctagtttataagctttcaaacgctgtacaaattatacggaataaacttaaacttttgattttatttgatactatgtatatgacagaacttatgagccgactaggtactaTAGAAAACACATTATGAACAGCAACTTTATGTCATTGCAATAGAGTTTAGTTTACAATAATTGCAATGGTGTTTACGGTATTAAAGAAATGCGGAAGGTATTGTTTATGTTATGGCAAGGAAAGAATGGAGAGCGCAAATATAAACAACGGTGAGACATTATACagttgtagtgcataattgttttccatcgtattttcacggaggttgactgaagtagcatgacaaatacgaactcatattaaatgtatactacgcaatttatccggtttgcatgtccaatgtcttttctcttataaatttcggtatttcgccatagcctccttgctatgatgccataacccgaccatgaaaaaaagcctggtcggtgataaagacaaagcatggcactattttctctttcctcttataggaatcgtaataatactatctttctctatcaaagagtgtcaagcccttgtacagtcgccattagatatatcggagcggccaaggtgctcacaaatatctgaactttacttcaatcgcgcgtaaagataacacgcacacactttttttgtaaCCTCGCCGCGGGAGTCTGAAGACGTTGGTTGAAATCACCTGAGGCCTTTGtatatatgtttgtttttgtattatgaCATGATTTATACGCCATGtcactacatcttataaaacaactagcgacccgccccggcttcgcacgggctacacaaaaccttaacaaattgcaCACCTAAAcctaaagcccgctccagactacgcggcgcgaagccgcgaacgcgagtgtcgagtcgatttcgctgattagcgaactagactccagagTGGAGGGTCCTTTAGGCGCAAACAGCATGAAAattcgttcagtagtttttgagtttatcgcgaacttcacctatcaatagtgattcttgaggaaggtttcgTACCCTttccatgagtcactgacattgtcaataatgacatattcactagcgtgtgcgtaacttagaAATGTATAGAAATTAAGTTACATAGACGTTAGTGAATATGTCATGGTAAGGCtactagtgtataatttgttaagatttaccgtgcgaagccggggcgggtcgctagtatttaaTATGTTGACATGAGGCTGTTGTTGGCAGCTGGTGCAAGAGGAGAAACAGATGTGGGCGGCGGCGGACGCCAACGGCGACCAGACACTAGACATCGACGAGTTTGAGGTCAGTACTACGTATCGTACCACGAGGCTGTTGTTGACAGCTGGCGTACGAGGATCAGATGTAGGCGGCGGCGGACGCCAACGGCGACCAGACACTAGATTAGACGAGTTTGAGGTCAGTACTACGTATCGTACCATGAGACTGTTTTTGACAGCTGGCGCACGAGAAACAGATGTGGGAGGCGGCGGACGCCAACGGCGACCAGACACTAGGCATCGACGAGTTTAAGGTCAGCACTACGTATCGTACCATGAGATTGTTGTTGACAGCTGGCGCACGAGAAACAGATGTGGGCGGCGGCGGACGCCAACGGCGACCAGACACTAGACATCGACGAGTTTGAGGTCAGTACTACGTATCGTACCATGAGGCTGTTGTTGACAGCTGGCGCACGAGAAACAGATGTGGGAGGCGGCGGACGCCAACGGCGACCAGACACTAGACATCGACGAGTTTAAGGTCAGCACTACGTATCGTACCATGAGATTGTTGTTGACAGCTGGCGCACGAGAAACAGATGTGGGAGGCGGCGGACGCCAACGGCGACCAGACACTAGACATCGACGAGTTTAAGGTCAGCACTACGTATCGTACCATGAGATTGTTGTTGACAGCTGGCGCACGAGAAACAGATGTGAGAGGCGGCGGACGCCAACGGCGACCAGACACTAGACATCGACGAGTTTGAGGTCAGTACTACGTATCGTACCACGAGGCTGTTGTTGGCAGCTGGCGGACGCCAACGGCGACCAGACACTGGACGAAATTGAGGTcagtattatgtaggtattataaatgtcatacaatgttttaactGCGGTTTTGACAGTTACTAAAGTAGATGTTAAGATACCTATTGTTAGCTAAAGCCGCAAACGTTCTTTGCAAttatggcaaaaatttcatttttgtgtGCAAGGTTTTATCGCTGAATGTACTTTTCACAGGCAACtcatactcatcgagacaaccaattataaaaaccccaaacacaattaggttgcgttgttttatcacagcgTTCCTATGGCCGCCTCCTGTGTCTCtgataccataatattgcattgtggTCCGACTTAATTTCTGTTTTATCGGAAACTGGcatgtgggtcaaatttaacttgcaaaatttgatTAACCGACGCACAGACAATGGGACAGGTGAAActtaataaaagcttgtaaataatGTTTGCGACTTTA
This DNA window, taken from Cydia strobilella chromosome 4, ilCydStro3.1, whole genome shotgun sequence, encodes the following:
- the LOC134740439 gene encoding enhancer of mRNA-decapping protein 4-like, which translates into the protein MCKYKMAGAVPSKKMKRSKSLDSLVENVYKNSEWDENYTGDDSGVQTHDGFLSLERKVDKLNDICAEQTRLLADLAAQVRVRSAGDELGAVLAELLDKLAEDGEKNGESGARSLLSAIEARPSLERRVGTALTNLLQSEDLKQRIVSSTTASIKELIRNLFSIEVSSLYVPVMERAHQQLLRHVTKMVATAFADLEEHTACNAEALRQTSLSLQAALQRHESLLEQACDGSSRLVDAVTSTTEKVIERELKQWREEVCNAMPQMSECDSGRAESPDQLPVASPELPEVNESAGLSPVDRMMYTAEVSMLIRSGDVSGAFSCALLAADLAVVMSACRAVAVAARPALAQPVLLSLLQQLATDLLLDTPLKCSYLEYALLNLNPADLVTRVHLPLVVGELHRYLTAFLQKYPHHLQAHRIAAIIDTAQKLL
- the LOC134740441 gene encoding reticulocalbin-2, giving the protein MASTYVLSFMFILTQYLLLNCASAAVHNHQVDTVERESDGSFRARDFEHYGDSGHNSEFDHEAILGSVKEAEEFDQLSPEEAKRRLGDLLVKMDLNGDKMIDRLELKEWILNSFRKLSREETEERMKEADDNRDGVVSWSEYLSDAFGVDSEEEILPEDTGDTGMLVQEEKQMWAAADANGDQTLDIDEFEVFTNPEEHEKMHAFLLAQTMREKDSNNDGSISFEEFIGDRGGHDKAWMLAERDKFDHELDADRDGKLNTEEIRRWIIPDNDEIALEEVEHLFASSDDNSDGRLSFTEVLDHYHQFVGSEATDYGDHLMGDHFDDEL